From Pseudobdellovibrio exovorus JSS, a single genomic window includes:
- a CDS encoding sigma-54-dependent transcriptional regulator, whose translation MSEPQKLNLLIVEDDPHLASSLRLVAPDSYKVYVAKSPHLIPDHVFFHAALVDMHLEVEPPTPADGLSVVQKLVKKNPQVEVVAMSGNLDRALMEKAIQSGAQRFLAKPLSADELNAVLEKIEAYWWLRFATYENNLSRAQLIGSSTASEALRKKVAELKGEKAHVLIEGETGTGKDVVSRLLNQQEGSRPYISVNCSALTENLFESEFFGHLKGSFTGADSNKIGFAEAAHGGDLFLDEIEALPLTQQAKLLRFLESGEIRKVGAKDVQHVDVRVIAASNIPLSQLLAEKKFREDLYFRLAAHRIEILPLNQRPQDIPDIAQAFLQAERPKRNKSFDESALKELQSYTWPGNVRELKRVCEQLILTSPLPVIRDSDVQKLLLRDSYSASTTRMQLDQSLDAFLKAQEKKFIDYCLSQTKDIDKCCDLLKISRSSLYKKIKELDINYE comes from the coding sequence AAGGTCTATGTGGCCAAATCTCCGCACCTGATTCCAGACCATGTCTTCTTTCATGCCGCTTTAGTGGATATGCATTTAGAGGTGGAGCCTCCTACCCCAGCAGATGGACTTAGTGTTGTACAAAAACTGGTGAAGAAAAACCCGCAGGTGGAAGTTGTCGCCATGTCCGGAAACTTGGACCGCGCCTTGATGGAAAAAGCCATCCAATCTGGAGCCCAACGCTTTTTAGCCAAGCCTCTTTCTGCCGACGAACTCAATGCCGTCCTTGAAAAAATCGAAGCCTACTGGTGGCTGCGTTTCGCTACGTACGAAAATAACCTATCACGTGCTCAGTTGATTGGTTCGTCTACGGCGTCTGAAGCTCTTCGCAAAAAAGTAGCTGAGCTTAAGGGTGAAAAGGCCCATGTGTTGATTGAAGGTGAAACCGGTACAGGTAAAGACGTGGTCTCGCGCCTGTTAAATCAACAAGAGGGATCTCGCCCCTATATCTCTGTCAATTGTTCAGCTCTGACTGAAAATCTTTTCGAAAGTGAGTTTTTCGGACATCTAAAAGGCTCGTTCACCGGAGCCGACAGTAATAAAATTGGTTTCGCCGAAGCTGCTCACGGCGGAGATTTATTTCTAGACGAAATCGAAGCTCTGCCACTTACACAACAGGCGAAGCTTTTGCGGTTCTTAGAATCAGGTGAGATTCGCAAAGTCGGAGCCAAAGATGTTCAGCACGTCGACGTTCGTGTGATCGCCGCCAGTAATATTCCATTGTCCCAATTACTTGCTGAGAAAAAATTCCGTGAGGACCTTTATTTTCGTCTTGCTGCCCACAGAATCGAAATCTTACCACTGAATCAACGACCGCAAGACATCCCCGATATTGCTCAGGCATTTTTGCAAGCAGAAAGACCTAAGCGAAATAAATCATTTGATGAGTCCGCGCTAAAAGAGCTGCAAAGTTATACATGGCCCGGAAATGTACGTGAGTTAAAGCGCGTCTGTGAGCAGCTGATTTTGACGTCTCCATTGCCAGTTATCCGTGATAGCGATGTACAAAAACTGTTACTGCGCGATTCTTATTCAGCTTCGACTACACGCATGCAATTAGATCAGAGTCTAGATGCCTTTTTAAAGGCCCAAGAAAAGAAGTTCATAGATTATTGCCTATCTCAAACTAAAGATATTGATAAATGCTGTGATCTTCTTAAAATATCCAGATCAAGTCTTTACAAAAAGATTAAGGAACTGGATATCAATTATGAATAA
- a CDS encoding lysophospholipid acyltransferase family protein, producing MREWNYQNEQWTKLPGYLKHLPLFTHHYDLSSRVIRFLWSLVLKNWFYTFYIRLDVKGGDFQELYQKHKKLIIISNHASHLDATSIAASIPRNRWMDLYMAAAKDYFFSNALFTFFSQHCLGAIPIDRKDRKGEAVQLILTLLTQLERMWLIIFPEGTRTKDGKLQEFKRGISIFAEKTNTPILFLFIEGNSRLWPKGAIFAKPGKLTIHIGPVHQPGPIEQIYKSYISWVRTIDPSVLPDDMTEENEVAEAPVTLQDLEGEDENN from the coding sequence ATGCGAGAGTGGAATTACCAAAACGAACAGTGGACTAAGCTTCCCGGTTACCTGAAGCATTTACCTCTGTTCACACACCACTATGACCTCAGTAGCCGCGTTATCCGCTTCTTGTGGTCTTTGGTTCTTAAAAATTGGTTCTATACTTTTTATATTCGCTTAGATGTAAAAGGTGGAGACTTCCAAGAGCTTTACCAAAAGCACAAAAAGTTAATCATTATCTCGAACCACGCGTCCCACTTAGATGCCACATCCATTGCAGCTTCGATTCCACGTAATCGCTGGATGGACCTCTATATGGCTGCGGCGAAGGATTACTTTTTTTCAAATGCGCTTTTTACTTTTTTCTCGCAGCACTGTTTGGGAGCCATTCCCATAGATCGCAAAGATAGAAAAGGCGAAGCCGTTCAGTTGATTCTAACATTGCTAACACAACTCGAGCGTATGTGGTTAATTATCTTTCCTGAAGGGACGCGCACCAAAGATGGAAAGCTACAAGAATTCAAACGCGGTATCAGTATTTTCGCCGAAAAAACGAATACGCCAATTTTGTTTTTATTCATCGAAGGAAATTCTCGGTTGTGGCCTAAAGGGGCGATCTTTGCAAAACCGGGTAAGTTGACCATTCATATCGGCCCCGTTCATCAGCCGGGACCGATTGAGCAAATTTACAAAAGTTATATCTCGTGGGTTCGCACCATTGACCCGTCTGTTTTACCAGACGATATGACGGAAGAAAATGAAGTGGCCGAAGCGCCAGTAACCTTACAGGATCTGGAAGGTGAAGATGAAAACAACTGA
- a CDS encoding phosphatidate cytidylyltransferase, translating to MNNWMNAFTKPAAWESPIYRQTVLIVLLTIFVGAAISFLLKKRTSYFTMAWASVKSWLIWAPLMFGMLGLNAPIPILFLTLLAIYGAKVYFQILGMFHQSYFVYICYAGIFGLGIFSQFNNLAVYNALPMGVLGLSCLVPLAKRDYRNMIQYISLTLLGFIFLGWSFMHLGLILNFENGIYQVMYLVILTEFCDNTNLAIGRYFKGPKIISAISAKRTWLSTIVSIMLTILLAYGMRHLLPNSSDKYWLAAGLIASFGGVIGDMVMNVVRRDAGVKIVSGFILGRGDFLQRMDRLIFVAPIYYFIMLGLN from the coding sequence ATGAATAACTGGATGAACGCCTTTACAAAACCGGCGGCTTGGGAAAGTCCAATCTACCGCCAAACTGTTCTGATCGTGCTACTGACAATTTTCGTTGGAGCCGCTATCAGTTTTTTACTTAAAAAAAGAACTTCTTACTTCACGATGGCATGGGCATCAGTCAAAAGCTGGCTGATCTGGGCGCCATTGATGTTTGGGATGTTGGGATTGAATGCTCCTATTCCTATTCTATTTCTGACGTTGCTCGCCATCTATGGTGCAAAAGTTTACTTTCAAATCTTAGGGATGTTTCACCAAAGCTATTTCGTTTACATCTGTTATGCTGGGATTTTTGGTTTAGGAATTTTCAGTCAGTTCAACAATCTCGCTGTCTACAATGCGCTGCCAATGGGCGTATTGGGTTTATCGTGTCTTGTTCCACTAGCGAAACGCGATTACCGCAATATGATTCAGTATATTTCACTAACACTACTTGGGTTTATCTTCCTAGGTTGGTCGTTTATGCATCTAGGACTGATCTTAAATTTTGAAAACGGAATCTATCAGGTCATGTACTTAGTTATTCTGACTGAGTTCTGCGACAATACCAATTTAGCTATCGGTCGTTACTTCAAAGGCCCTAAAATCATCAGTGCTATCAGTGCGAAAAGAACATGGCTCAGTACGATTGTTTCCATCATGCTAACGATCCTACTTGCCTATGGTATGCGCCATCTTCTTCCGAACAGCAGTGATAAGTATTGGCTGGCGGCTGGTCTGATCGCCTCTTTCGGTGGTGTGATTGGCGACATGGTCATGAATGTGGTTCGCCGTGATGCCGGAGTTAAAATCGTCAGTGGTTTCATCCTTGGCCGTGGAGACTTCTTACAGCGTATGGATCGCCTGATCTTCGTTGCTCCAATCTACTACTTCATTATGTTAGGACTTAACTAA
- a CDS encoding MBL fold metallo-hydrolase, with protein MKTTEALTKLKLQIGPYAVGAVPTGLFALDGGAMFGTVPKVLWQKTNPADSENRIAMEARALLLKSNGRNILIDTGNGSDFIAKYGEKMGTKFGEMYGVQGDGVSLLSSLNALGLTPDDITDVILTHLHFDHAGGATCAKDGKTDGKIVPTFPKATYHVQKSNYENALKPNVREKASYLKPNFVPLMEAGVLRLVEGSQKNYLPNISLVVSDGHTVGQQVVVIEDEQTQLIYCGDVIPTSTHVRSAWIMGYDINPLVLIEEKAKVLQMTDTKTSYLYFEHDPYCDLASVEKKADSPEYQVKERFIL; from the coding sequence ATGAAAACAACTGAAGCCTTAACGAAATTGAAACTTCAAATTGGTCCCTATGCTGTGGGAGCCGTTCCTACAGGCCTGTTCGCCTTAGATGGAGGCGCTATGTTCGGGACTGTCCCTAAAGTTTTGTGGCAAAAAACAAATCCTGCCGATAGTGAAAATCGTATTGCGATGGAAGCGCGCGCGCTGCTGTTAAAATCTAATGGTCGCAATATTCTCATTGATACGGGCAATGGCTCTGATTTTATTGCTAAGTACGGCGAAAAAATGGGAACTAAATTCGGTGAAATGTACGGAGTGCAAGGCGATGGAGTTTCTTTACTCTCTTCACTGAACGCTTTGGGATTAACACCGGATGATATCACGGATGTCATCCTCACCCATTTACACTTTGATCACGCGGGCGGAGCCACCTGTGCCAAAGACGGAAAAACTGATGGCAAAATCGTCCCGACCTTTCCCAAAGCCACTTATCACGTACAAAAAAGTAATTATGAAAATGCGCTGAAACCCAATGTTCGTGAAAAAGCCAGCTACCTTAAACCTAACTTCGTCCCACTAATGGAAGCTGGAGTTCTTAGGCTGGTTGAAGGCTCGCAAAAAAACTATCTTCCGAATATTTCATTGGTTGTGTCAGATGGCCACACTGTTGGACAACAAGTTGTCGTAATAGAAGATGAGCAAACACAACTGATCTACTGTGGTGATGTCATTCCAACGAGCACACACGTGCGCTCTGCATGGATTATGGGGTACGACATCAACCCTCTTGTTCTGATAGAAGAAAAAGCCAAAGTCTTGCAAATGACGGATACGAAAACTAGTTATTTGTACTTCGAACACGACCCTTACTGTGATCTAGCCAGTGTTGAAAAGAAAGCGGACAGCCCTGAATACCAAGTGAAGGAAAGGTTTATTCTTTGA